The Vespula pensylvanica isolate Volc-1 chromosome 5, ASM1446617v1, whole genome shotgun sequence genome includes a window with the following:
- the LOC122629235 gene encoding inositol polyphosphate-4-phosphatase type I A-like isoform X3, which produces MRFNKQELLTLATQPSQKFEKEGVLYVRERQEGFFRRTEISLERWCRLRGNLLFYFKSREQWSEPLGVIILEQCCVRLDQPTNQIPYGFSIVFDGGLFQQLGANSAEERDSWLQALQLASYECMRSQLLALRQRIEAFSGHKHDTDIHMLRLQRGIFTDPAEIPMCEVSLACDNLLCDGHGRPPNPVLEVDVQLKRSKTWIKYARTEVVERSSNPGFLTTVSFRASDGLSSDTKVRITAYDVRERVSQTATPIGSSIVTFNAIQDTPRLRIPLKSAKTTTVGFLTINVWNLEAEDKGNSTESTPSRNIPSTNSQQILSHRRSQSLPPRLGTKIKLPHQGQLKLLFANPFIQTYRFHSGLGGDICVHEIMAESKLCFQFPQHLLGIWIQEEKELLQEVAGMGELREPWHTKQVELLDRHLHLLHLYSQAKENLADFKGSYFKQSSRRNDRTLEFAPLNLHLQRMWVHNDTLNKCGFYDFVSVGAFTAHSHKSKNGGLIRLVQALKESPTRGNQLYQGTSKIIMAHDAIQAIKQLRRDVVEAMRSLMKLAKRKQTSGMLPICEDMITKTRILLSLWDPGLVEEALTFLEEHKVAKVQEETNEDSSLLDFKVNQSLSPFKRITQQLNFDLKSPDFDDLVTPDTPECMQDAWCEENTKNNYASLTFRNNMNCDNTENTTTTTTTTTTTTTTTTTTTTTTTNTTTNTAAVTTASSTTATTTISTSTSTCTTSTTTASTTSTTTGTTATTTTTTQEDENKEDFVIFPEVENDQDIKETEATENGNHEVSNNNDDDEEKYDIKKDTDKGKRFLDMKKMCNSPSANYYKPTDEPEPWDLTQLNIEASVMCLVSKVKFLCGRCSSPAVRLRNKNSLGRSQSLKGCLSNNRNNASVVTIQPKNALQSEESSKLLDNSHNSISRQQASPGMDKSTPAFSKAKEGTTDIYCNTSSDKVCQAVDSMTRVIKSNSGQRNKFIEGLDFASIVDWTSELRPSMKKLRQAMDGLLKTARLTHSVFRVQEDAKTAQRACNVRYRRDVCFSQALTSLVSSIMAKLWCQRPDPMFLLILTTLGPLVSFEGLLSYYGDEIDMWGDMAVAVEDMHTVTFTLSRRGIQPRIEDMGYTPFQLPLPCVVGSRTALTVILPVPDAIYSLLPLVPSSRQTLSFNVTPVFFNIGINEMASLAESLGTIKPQEKSNIDNFDRLNEYYLRFKKLNLPTEPASTRLGTKSALSHTLADMMSNLKTAVHAKVNKNVEILQLSSQICRRMRGLRFTSCKSAKDRTGMSITLEQVNILSTEYHLAEHEFTRALDCMRSEGCRRENTWKNIGVRKYAFNSLQILTFPKLYRPPTGTYGSAQT; this is translated from the exons atgagGTTCAACAAACAAGAATTATTAACCTTGGCAACTCAGCCTTctcaaaaatttgaaaaggaaGGTGTTTTATACGTTCGTGAACGTCAAGAAGGATTTTTTCGAAGAACTGAGA TAAGTCTAGAACGATGGTGCAGGTTAAGAGGaaatcttctattttatttcaaatcaaGAGAACAGTGGTCAGAGCCTCTTGGTGTAATTATTCTGGAACAATGCTGCGTCCGATTGGATCAACCTACAAATCAAATTCCCTATGGATTCAGCATAG TATTTGACGGTGGCTTGTTCCAACAATTGGGAGCTAATTCTGCTGAAGAGCGAGATAGCTGGTTGCAAGCATTGCAGTTAGCTAGCTATGAGTGTATGCGCAGTCAACTACTAGCATTGAGACAACGCATAGAAGCTTTTAGTGGTCACAAACATGATACTGACATACACATGCTGAGGTTACAACGTGGGATTTTTACAG atccTGCGGAAATACCAATGTGCGAGGTATCGCTAGCATGCGATAATCTTCTGTGCGATGGACACGGTCGACCTCCTAATCCTGTTTTAGAAGTAGACGTTCAATTGAAACGTTCAAAGACATGGATCAAATACGCACGAACGGAAGTTGTCGAg AGAAGTAGCAACCCAGGATTCTTAACAACTGTAAGCTTTAGAGCAAGCGATGGTCTTAGCTCTGATACCAAAGTACGAATAACAGCCTATGATGTCAGAGAAAGAGTAAGTCAAACGGCAACACCGATAGGAAGTTCAATAGTAACTTTCAACGCAATCCAAGATACACCTAGATTGCGAATACCCTTAAAATCCGCTAAAACAACTACTGTTGGGTTTTTGACAATTAATGTATGGAATCTGGAAGCTGAAGATAAAGGAAATAGTACAGAAAGTACACCTTCTAGAAATATTCCAAGTACAAACAGTCAGCAG ATTTTATCACATAGACGGTCGCAATCGTTACCTCCAAGATTAGGAACTAAAATAAAGCTTCCACATCAAGgacaattgaaattattatttgccaATCCATTCATTCAGACATATAg GTTTCATTCAGGCCTGGGTGGAGACATATGCGTGCATGAAATTATGGCAGAAAGCAAATTATGCTTCCAATTTCCACAACATTTACT TGGAATTTGGATACAAGAGGAGAAAGAATTACTTCAAGAAGTAGCTGGTATGGGTGAATTAAGAGAACCATGGCATACAAAACAAGTTGAATTACTTGACCGTCATCTCCATCTGTTACATTTATATTCACAAGCCAAGGAGAATTTAGCGGATTTTAaag GAAGTTATTTCAAGCAATCATCTCGTAGAAATGATCGAACTTTGGAATTTGCACCTTTAAATTTGCACCTTCAAAGAATGTGGGTTCATAATGATACATTGAATAAATGTGGATTTTACGATTTTGTTAGTGTGGGCGCATTTACTGCTCATTCTCACAAGAGTAAAAACGGTGGACTGATAAG ACTTGTACAAGCGCTTAAAGAATCCCCAACACGAGGGAATCAATTGTATCAAGGaacatcgaaaataattatggCGCATGATGCCATTCAGGCTATCAAACAATTAAGAAGAGATGTCGTAGAAGCAATGCGTTCTCTGATGAAACTTGCCAAGCGAAAGCAAACCAGTGGTATGTTACCAATATGTGAAGATATGATAACAAAGACAAGAATATTGCTTAGTCTTTGGGATCCAGGCCTTGTGGAAGAAGCTTTGACTTTTCTAGAAGAGCACAAGGTAGCAAAGGTTCAAGAAGAGACGAATGAAGATAGTTCTTTATTAGACTTCAAAGTTAATCAATCCTTGTCTCCATTTAAACGAATCACGCAACAACTTAATTTCGATCTAAAGAGTCCCGATTTTGATGATTTAGTTACTCCTGATACTCCAGAGTGTATGCAAGATGCTTGGTGCGAAGAAAATACCAAAAATAACTATGCTTCTTTGACGTTCAGAAATAACATGAATTGCGACAACACCGaaaatactactactactactactactactactactactactactactactactactactactactactactactaatactactactaatactgctgctgttactactGCTTCTTCTACCACTGCTACTACAACTAtctctacttctacttctacttgtACTACGTCCACTACTACTGCTTCTACTACATCTACTACTACTGGTACCACtgctactaccactactactacgcAAGAAGATGAAAACAAAGAGGACTTCGTTATATTTCCGGAAGTAGAAAATGATCAGGATATAAAGGAAACGGAAGCCACGGAAAATGGCAATCACGAGGTAAGcaataataacgacgacgatgaagagAAATATGACATCAAAAAGGATACCGATAAAGGCAAACGTTTCTTGGAcatgaaaaaaatgtgtaaCTCTCCGTCtgcaaattattataaaccgACGGACGAGCCGGAACCCTGGGATCTCACACAGCTAAACATTGAAGCGAGTGTGATGTGCCTGGTATCGAAAGTCAAATTCCTTTGCGGTAGATGCAGCAGTCCAGCTGTACGTTTACGTAACAAAAATAGTTTAGGACGATCGCAGAGTCTCAAGGGATGTCTGTCAAACAATCGAAACAATGCAAGTGTTGTGACAATTCAGCCTAAGAATGCGTTGCAGAGCGAAGAATCAAGTAAGTTGCTGGACAATTCACACAACTCCATCTCTCGACAGCAAGCAAGTCCTGGAATGGATAAGTCAACGCCTGCTTTCTCCAAAGCCAAAGAag GGACTACtgatatttattgtaatacgTCTTCCGATAAAGTGTGCCAAGCTGTTGACTCAATGACAAGAGTGATTAAAAGTAATTCTGGACAGAGGAACAAGTTTATCGAAGGTCTAGACTTTGCATCGATCGTAGACTGGACGAGTGAACTTAGACCAAGTATGAAAAAGCTGCGCCAGGCTATGGATGGGCTTCTTAAAACTGCAAGGCTCACGCATTCGGTATTCCGAGTTCAAGAGGATGCCAAGACGGCTCAACGTGCTTGTAACGTCAGATACAGACGAGACGTTTGCTTCAGTCAGgca cTTACATCGTTAGTATCTAGTATCATGGCAAAGCTATGGTGTCAAAGGCCTGATCCaatgtttctattaattttgacGACACTTGGGCCTCTAGTTTCTTTCGAGGGACTTCTCAGTTATTACGGCGATGAGATTGATATGTGGGGAGACATGGCGGTTGCTGTTGAAGATATGCATACCGTTACGTTTACTTTGTCTAGACGTGGTATTCAGCCTAG aatcGAAGATATGGGCTATACGCCCTTTCAACTTCCATTACCTTGCGTAGTTGGTTCTCGGACCGCTTTGACAGTAATACTTCCAGTACCAGATgctatatattctttattgcCATTAGTACCTTCTTCCAGACAGACCTTATCCTTCAACGTGACACCTGTATTCTTCAATATAGGTATTAACGAAATGGCGTCCTTGGCTGAAAGTCTTGGTACTATTAAACCACAAGAGAAAAGTAACATAGATAATTTCGATAGACTGAACGAATATTATTTGAGATTCAAAAAACTCAATTTGCCTACGGAACCAGCATCTACTCGCC tTGGTACGAAATCTGCCTTGAGTCATACATTGGCCGACATGATGTCAAATTTAAAGACAGCTGTTCACGCtaaggtaaataaaaatgtcgagaTATTGCAATTGTCTTCGCAAATATGTCGACGTATGCGCGGCTTGAGATTTACCAGTTGCAAAAGTGCCAAAGATAGGACTGGCATGTCGATCACTTTAGAACAGGTAAACATACTATCGACGGAGTATCATTTAGCGGAGCATGAGTTTACAAGAGCACTCGATTGTATGCGAAG CGAAGGATGTCGACGCGAGAACACATGGAAGAACATCGGAGTGCGAAAATACGCGTTCAACAGTCTACAGATTTTAACTTTCCCAAAACTATATCGACCACCAACTGGAACCTATGGATCAGCACAAACTTAA
- the LOC122629235 gene encoding inositol polyphosphate-4-phosphatase type I A-like isoform X1 produces MRFNKQELLTLATQPSQKFEKEGVLYVRERQEGFFRRTESTGKNLENKRQKGKTHKTLRDLSCVTASTSKVSLERWCRLRGNLLFYFKSREQWSEPLGVIILEQCCVRLDQPTNQIPYGFSIVFDGGLFQQLGANSAEERDSWLQALQLASYECMRSQLLALRQRIEAFSGHKHDTDIHMLRLQRGIFTDPAEIPMCEVSLACDNLLCDGHGRPPNPVLEVDVQLKRSKTWIKYARTEVVERSSNPGFLTTVSFRASDGLSSDTKVRITAYDVRERVSQTATPIGSSIVTFNAIQDTPRLRIPLKSAKTTTVGFLTINVWNLEAEDKGNSTESTPSRNIPSTNSQQILSHRRSQSLPPRLGTKIKLPHQGQLKLLFANPFIQTYRFHSGLGGDICVHEIMAESKLCFQFPQHLLGIWIQEEKELLQEVAGMGELREPWHTKQVELLDRHLHLLHLYSQAKENLADFKGSYFKQSSRRNDRTLEFAPLNLHLQRMWVHNDTLNKCGFYDFVSVGAFTAHSHKSKNGGLIRLVQALKESPTRGNQLYQGTSKIIMAHDAIQAIKQLRRDVVEAMRSLMKLAKRKQTSGMLPICEDMITKTRILLSLWDPGLVEEALTFLEEHKVAKVQEETNEDSSLLDFKVNQSLSPFKRITQQLNFDLKSPDFDDLVTPDTPECMQDAWCEENTKNNYASLTFRNNMNCDNTENTTTTTTTTTTTTTTTTTTTTTTTNTTTNTAAVTTASSTTATTTISTSTSTCTTSTTTASTTSTTTGTTATTTTTTQEDENKEDFVIFPEVENDQDIKETEATENGNHEVSNNNDDDEEKYDIKKDTDKGKRFLDMKKMCNSPSANYYKPTDEPEPWDLTQLNIEASVMCLVSKVKFLCGRCSSPAVRLRNKNSLGRSQSLKGCLSNNRNNASVVTIQPKNALQSEESSKLLDNSHNSISRQQASPGMDKSTPAFSKAKEGTTDIYCNTSSDKVCQAVDSMTRVIKSNSGQRNKFIEGLDFASIVDWTSELRPSMKKLRQAMDGLLKTARLTHSVFRVQEDAKTAQRACNVRYRRDVCFSQALTSLVSSIMAKLWCQRPDPMFLLILTTLGPLVSFEGLLSYYGDEIDMWGDMAVAVEDMHTVTFTLSRRGIQPRIEDMGYTPFQLPLPCVVGSRTALTVILPVPDAIYSLLPLVPSSRQTLSFNVTPVFFNIGINEMASLAESLGTIKPQEKSNIDNFDRLNEYYLRFKKLNLPTEPASTRLGTKSALSHTLADMMSNLKTAVHAKVNKNVEILQLSSQICRRMRGLRFTSCKSAKDRTGMSITLEQVNILSTEYHLAEHEFTRALDCMRSEGCRRENTWKNIGVRKYAFNSLQILTFPKLYRPPTGTYGSAQT; encoded by the exons atgagGTTCAACAAACAAGAATTATTAACCTTGGCAACTCAGCCTTctcaaaaatttgaaaaggaaGGTGTTTTATACGTTCGTGAACGTCAAGAAGGATTTTTTCGAAGAACTGAGA GTACAGGTAAAAATCTTGAGaacaaaagacaaaaaggGAAAACACATAAGACTCTACGAGACCTCAGTTGCGTTACAGCCAGCACGAGTAAAG TAAGTCTAGAACGATGGTGCAGGTTAAGAGGaaatcttctattttatttcaaatcaaGAGAACAGTGGTCAGAGCCTCTTGGTGTAATTATTCTGGAACAATGCTGCGTCCGATTGGATCAACCTACAAATCAAATTCCCTATGGATTCAGCATAG TATTTGACGGTGGCTTGTTCCAACAATTGGGAGCTAATTCTGCTGAAGAGCGAGATAGCTGGTTGCAAGCATTGCAGTTAGCTAGCTATGAGTGTATGCGCAGTCAACTACTAGCATTGAGACAACGCATAGAAGCTTTTAGTGGTCACAAACATGATACTGACATACACATGCTGAGGTTACAACGTGGGATTTTTACAG atccTGCGGAAATACCAATGTGCGAGGTATCGCTAGCATGCGATAATCTTCTGTGCGATGGACACGGTCGACCTCCTAATCCTGTTTTAGAAGTAGACGTTCAATTGAAACGTTCAAAGACATGGATCAAATACGCACGAACGGAAGTTGTCGAg AGAAGTAGCAACCCAGGATTCTTAACAACTGTAAGCTTTAGAGCAAGCGATGGTCTTAGCTCTGATACCAAAGTACGAATAACAGCCTATGATGTCAGAGAAAGAGTAAGTCAAACGGCAACACCGATAGGAAGTTCAATAGTAACTTTCAACGCAATCCAAGATACACCTAGATTGCGAATACCCTTAAAATCCGCTAAAACAACTACTGTTGGGTTTTTGACAATTAATGTATGGAATCTGGAAGCTGAAGATAAAGGAAATAGTACAGAAAGTACACCTTCTAGAAATATTCCAAGTACAAACAGTCAGCAG ATTTTATCACATAGACGGTCGCAATCGTTACCTCCAAGATTAGGAACTAAAATAAAGCTTCCACATCAAGgacaattgaaattattatttgccaATCCATTCATTCAGACATATAg GTTTCATTCAGGCCTGGGTGGAGACATATGCGTGCATGAAATTATGGCAGAAAGCAAATTATGCTTCCAATTTCCACAACATTTACT TGGAATTTGGATACAAGAGGAGAAAGAATTACTTCAAGAAGTAGCTGGTATGGGTGAATTAAGAGAACCATGGCATACAAAACAAGTTGAATTACTTGACCGTCATCTCCATCTGTTACATTTATATTCACAAGCCAAGGAGAATTTAGCGGATTTTAaag GAAGTTATTTCAAGCAATCATCTCGTAGAAATGATCGAACTTTGGAATTTGCACCTTTAAATTTGCACCTTCAAAGAATGTGGGTTCATAATGATACATTGAATAAATGTGGATTTTACGATTTTGTTAGTGTGGGCGCATTTACTGCTCATTCTCACAAGAGTAAAAACGGTGGACTGATAAG ACTTGTACAAGCGCTTAAAGAATCCCCAACACGAGGGAATCAATTGTATCAAGGaacatcgaaaataattatggCGCATGATGCCATTCAGGCTATCAAACAATTAAGAAGAGATGTCGTAGAAGCAATGCGTTCTCTGATGAAACTTGCCAAGCGAAAGCAAACCAGTGGTATGTTACCAATATGTGAAGATATGATAACAAAGACAAGAATATTGCTTAGTCTTTGGGATCCAGGCCTTGTGGAAGAAGCTTTGACTTTTCTAGAAGAGCACAAGGTAGCAAAGGTTCAAGAAGAGACGAATGAAGATAGTTCTTTATTAGACTTCAAAGTTAATCAATCCTTGTCTCCATTTAAACGAATCACGCAACAACTTAATTTCGATCTAAAGAGTCCCGATTTTGATGATTTAGTTACTCCTGATACTCCAGAGTGTATGCAAGATGCTTGGTGCGAAGAAAATACCAAAAATAACTATGCTTCTTTGACGTTCAGAAATAACATGAATTGCGACAACACCGaaaatactactactactactactactactactactactactactactactactactactactactactactactaatactactactaatactgctgctgttactactGCTTCTTCTACCACTGCTACTACAACTAtctctacttctacttctacttgtACTACGTCCACTACTACTGCTTCTACTACATCTACTACTACTGGTACCACtgctactaccactactactacgcAAGAAGATGAAAACAAAGAGGACTTCGTTATATTTCCGGAAGTAGAAAATGATCAGGATATAAAGGAAACGGAAGCCACGGAAAATGGCAATCACGAGGTAAGcaataataacgacgacgatgaagagAAATATGACATCAAAAAGGATACCGATAAAGGCAAACGTTTCTTGGAcatgaaaaaaatgtgtaaCTCTCCGTCtgcaaattattataaaccgACGGACGAGCCGGAACCCTGGGATCTCACACAGCTAAACATTGAAGCGAGTGTGATGTGCCTGGTATCGAAAGTCAAATTCCTTTGCGGTAGATGCAGCAGTCCAGCTGTACGTTTACGTAACAAAAATAGTTTAGGACGATCGCAGAGTCTCAAGGGATGTCTGTCAAACAATCGAAACAATGCAAGTGTTGTGACAATTCAGCCTAAGAATGCGTTGCAGAGCGAAGAATCAAGTAAGTTGCTGGACAATTCACACAACTCCATCTCTCGACAGCAAGCAAGTCCTGGAATGGATAAGTCAACGCCTGCTTTCTCCAAAGCCAAAGAag GGACTACtgatatttattgtaatacgTCTTCCGATAAAGTGTGCCAAGCTGTTGACTCAATGACAAGAGTGATTAAAAGTAATTCTGGACAGAGGAACAAGTTTATCGAAGGTCTAGACTTTGCATCGATCGTAGACTGGACGAGTGAACTTAGACCAAGTATGAAAAAGCTGCGCCAGGCTATGGATGGGCTTCTTAAAACTGCAAGGCTCACGCATTCGGTATTCCGAGTTCAAGAGGATGCCAAGACGGCTCAACGTGCTTGTAACGTCAGATACAGACGAGACGTTTGCTTCAGTCAGgca cTTACATCGTTAGTATCTAGTATCATGGCAAAGCTATGGTGTCAAAGGCCTGATCCaatgtttctattaattttgacGACACTTGGGCCTCTAGTTTCTTTCGAGGGACTTCTCAGTTATTACGGCGATGAGATTGATATGTGGGGAGACATGGCGGTTGCTGTTGAAGATATGCATACCGTTACGTTTACTTTGTCTAGACGTGGTATTCAGCCTAG aatcGAAGATATGGGCTATACGCCCTTTCAACTTCCATTACCTTGCGTAGTTGGTTCTCGGACCGCTTTGACAGTAATACTTCCAGTACCAGATgctatatattctttattgcCATTAGTACCTTCTTCCAGACAGACCTTATCCTTCAACGTGACACCTGTATTCTTCAATATAGGTATTAACGAAATGGCGTCCTTGGCTGAAAGTCTTGGTACTATTAAACCACAAGAGAAAAGTAACATAGATAATTTCGATAGACTGAACGAATATTATTTGAGATTCAAAAAACTCAATTTGCCTACGGAACCAGCATCTACTCGCC tTGGTACGAAATCTGCCTTGAGTCATACATTGGCCGACATGATGTCAAATTTAAAGACAGCTGTTCACGCtaaggtaaataaaaatgtcgagaTATTGCAATTGTCTTCGCAAATATGTCGACGTATGCGCGGCTTGAGATTTACCAGTTGCAAAAGTGCCAAAGATAGGACTGGCATGTCGATCACTTTAGAACAGGTAAACATACTATCGACGGAGTATCATTTAGCGGAGCATGAGTTTACAAGAGCACTCGATTGTATGCGAAG CGAAGGATGTCGACGCGAGAACACATGGAAGAACATCGGAGTGCGAAAATACGCGTTCAACAGTCTACAGATTTTAACTTTCCCAAAACTATATCGACCACCAACTGGAACCTATGGATCAGCACAAACTTAA